The following proteins are co-located in the Verrucomicrobiota bacterium genome:
- a CDS encoding IS630 family transposase produces MKEVLIVYREVSQLVESPPPPGTLRTVTVSVDEKPGVQA; encoded by the coding sequence ATGAAAGAAGTGCTGATCGTTTACCGGGAAGTGAGCCAACTGGTCGAGTCGCCGCCGCCCCCCGGCACGCTGCGGACGGTGACCGTATCGGTGGATGAGAAACCGGGCGTGCAAGCGC
- a CDS encoding Arc family DNA-binding protein, whose protein sequence is MNVTIKDLPARLHRKLKARADANKRSLNWEVIDILEKAVEPTPVDVEAILADIKKIHARTNLPPLTEEFLREAKNQGRP, encoded by the coding sequence ATGAACGTAACCATCAAAGACCTGCCGGCGCGGCTCCATCGCAAGCTCAAGGCACGGGCTGACGCCAACAAGCGAAGTCTCAATTGGGAGGTCATCGACATCCTGGAAAAGGCGGTGGAACCCACGCCCGTGGATGTCGAGGCGATTTTGGCCGACATCAAGAAAATCCATGCGCGTACCAACTTGCCGCCGTTGACGGAGGAATTCCTCCGCGAAGCCAAGAATCAAGGGCGACCGTGA
- a CDS encoding type II toxin-antitoxin system VapC family toxin, with product MIVVDTSVISYFLIPGPLHDAACAAARKDEWCAPILWRSEFRNVLSIYVRHQRLPIDEARGLMRLAENLLWGREFTVRSSTVLDCISRSHRSAYDCEFVALALDLGIPLVTTDDPVVDEFPNTAVHLRAYAG from the coding sequence GTGATTGTAGTGGACACCAGCGTGATCAGTTACTTCCTGATCCCGGGCCCACTTCACGACGCGGCATGCGCCGCGGCCCGAAAAGACGAATGGTGCGCACCGATTTTGTGGAGATCGGAATTCCGCAACGTTCTGTCGATTTACGTTCGGCATCAGAGGCTGCCGATTGATGAAGCGAGAGGCTTGATGCGGCTCGCCGAGAATCTCCTCTGGGGTCGCGAGTTCACCGTGCGTTCTTCAACGGTCCTGGACTGCATCAGCCGCTCCCACCGCTCCGCCTACGATTGTGAGTTCGTCGCTCTGGCCTTGGACCTGGGCATCCCGCTCGTGACCACGGATGATCCGGTCGTGGACGAATTCCCAAACACGGCTGTCCATTTGCGCGCTTATGCGGGTTAG
- a CDS encoding DUF192 domain-containing protein, translated as MKLLTCRWLLIMIAGLWLGCNRTERLASAPLAASPGEPTQAQGTLPTLKLWLGAEEITAEQALSSIQIQTGLMFRKEMPENHGMLFVFDHPHRASFWMRNTVLPLTCAYIDPDGVILEIRDMKPLDEAAIQAASDRVQFVLEMNQGWFSRHKVSAGMVVRTERGSLQETYFGGK; from the coding sequence GTGAAACTTCTGACGTGCCGTTGGCTCTTGATCATGATCGCTGGACTCTGGTTGGGCTGCAATCGAACCGAGCGCTTGGCCAGCGCGCCGCTGGCAGCCAGCCCGGGTGAACCCACTCAAGCCCAGGGAACTCTCCCGACCCTCAAGCTCTGGCTCGGCGCCGAAGAGATCACCGCCGAGCAAGCTCTATCATCGATTCAGATTCAGACTGGATTGATGTTTCGCAAGGAAATGCCGGAGAACCATGGAATGCTGTTCGTGTTTGACCATCCGCACCGCGCGTCGTTCTGGATGCGCAATACGGTTCTGCCGCTCACCTGCGCCTATATCGACCCCGACGGAGTCATCCTGGAGATTCGCGACATGAAGCCACTCGATGAGGCCGCCATTCAAGCGGCGTCGGATCGGGTGCAGTTCGTGTTGGAAATGAACCAGGGCTGGTTTTCACGCCACAAGGTCTCCGCCGGAATGGTCGTGCGCACGGAGCGCGGCTCGCTTCAGGAAACTTATTTCGGAGGCAAATGA
- the hemL gene encoding glutamate-1-semialdehyde-2,1-aminomutase → MSRAKSERLFAEALKHIPGGVNSPVRAFRAVGGQPFFVTRARGARVFDIDENQYIDYVGTWGPAILGHAHPKIIRAVQQAAEQGTSFGIPNPLEVQMAKLICSAVPSVEKVRMCNSGTEATMSAIRLARGFTRRNKIVKFEGCYHGHADSLLVKAGSGALTFGHPDSAGVPEAFTQHTIVLPFNDADAVRQAFAANPRDIAAVILEAVPGNAGLYLPKPGYLESLRQITLENGALLIFDEVMTGFRLAWGGAQQRFGITPDLSCFGKIIGGGLPVGAFGGRTEVMDCLAPLGPVYQAGTLSGNPVAMAAGIAALEEIKSGDAYEKLEKLGAALETGLAEAAKMARVPVQFNRCGSMFCAYFTGEPVHNLADALKSDRARFAKFFHGMLAGGIYLAPSQFEAGFISLAHSPEEIDATVTAAAKALAVL, encoded by the coding sequence ATCTCGCGCGCTAAATCCGAACGATTGTTTGCCGAGGCGTTGAAACACATTCCGGGAGGAGTCAACTCGCCCGTGCGAGCGTTCCGCGCCGTCGGCGGCCAGCCTTTTTTTGTGACGCGCGCCCGAGGCGCCCGGGTCTTCGATATCGATGAAAATCAATACATCGATTACGTCGGCACGTGGGGCCCAGCTATCCTGGGCCACGCCCATCCGAAGATTATTCGGGCCGTTCAACAAGCGGCCGAACAGGGCACCAGTTTCGGCATTCCCAATCCGCTCGAAGTGCAGATGGCAAAACTGATTTGTTCCGCCGTGCCGAGCGTTGAAAAAGTGCGTATGTGCAATTCAGGCACGGAAGCCACGATGTCGGCGATCCGCCTGGCGCGCGGTTTCACCCGGCGGAACAAGATCGTCAAATTTGAGGGCTGTTATCACGGCCACGCGGATTCATTGCTCGTGAAGGCTGGATCGGGCGCGCTCACGTTCGGACACCCCGACAGCGCCGGTGTGCCTGAGGCATTCACGCAGCACACGATCGTTTTGCCGTTCAACGACGCCGATGCCGTGCGGCAAGCCTTCGCGGCGAATCCTCGCGATATCGCCGCCGTCATTCTCGAAGCGGTTCCGGGAAACGCGGGCCTCTATCTCCCGAAACCAGGCTACCTGGAGTCGCTGCGCCAAATCACTTTGGAAAACGGCGCGCTGCTGATTTTCGACGAAGTGATGACGGGCTTCCGGCTGGCCTGGGGCGGCGCGCAACAACGGTTTGGAATCACGCCTGACCTGTCCTGCTTTGGAAAGATCATTGGCGGCGGCTTGCCAGTGGGGGCGTTCGGAGGCCGCACCGAGGTCATGGATTGCCTGGCGCCGTTGGGGCCCGTGTATCAAGCAGGCACGCTCAGCGGCAATCCGGTGGCCATGGCCGCGGGAATCGCGGCGCTGGAGGAGATCAAGTCCGGCGACGCTTATGAAAAGCTGGAAAAACTGGGAGCCGCCCTCGAAACCGGGCTGGCTGAGGCCGCGAAAATGGCGCGGGTGCCCGTGCAATTCAACCGTTGCGGCTCGATGTTCTGCGCTTACTTCACCGGTGAGCCCGTGCACAACCTGGCCGACGCCCTGAAGAGCGACCGGGCGCGGTTCGCGAAGTTTTTCCACGGCATGCTGGCCGGGGGCATCTATCTCGCGCCGTCGCAGTTCGAGGCGGGGTTCATTTCGTTGGCGCACAGTCCCGAAGAGATTGATGCGACTGTGACAGCAGCGGCAAAGGCCTTGGCGGTCCTTTGA
- a CDS encoding Uma2 family endonuclease: MGDTGGLGPETRVELLDGQIIDMMPIGPFHGGVSKRLIRLFARLSRERWVVAAQDPVRLDEHSEPQPDWMLLKPAADDYTRRHPGPDDVYLLIEVSDSSVVYDRTRKLPAYGRAGIQEVWIINLPEQTMEVYREPHYVGYASKQVLRIGDEARPLAFPDVAIEVRSLLQQAV; the protein is encoded by the coding sequence ATGGGCGACACCGGCGGCTTGGGTCCCGAGACGCGTGTTGAACTTCTCGACGGGCAGATCATCGATATGATGCCCATTGGTCCATTTCATGGAGGTGTGAGCAAACGCCTGATCCGCCTTTTCGCCCGGCTTTCGCGGGAGCGCTGGGTGGTTGCCGCCCAGGATCCGGTGCGGTTGGACGAGCATTCGGAACCGCAGCCGGACTGGATGCTTCTGAAGCCTGCCGCGGACGATTACACCCGGCGTCATCCCGGGCCCGACGATGTATATCTTTTGATAGAGGTATCTGACAGCTCTGTGGTCTATGACCGCACAAGAAAGCTCCCTGCTTATGGCCGTGCAGGCATTCAGGAAGTTTGGATCATCAATCTTCCAGAGCAAACCATGGAAGTGTACCGTGAACCGCATTACGTTGGTTATGCGTCGAAGCAGGTGTTGCGCATTGGAGATGAAGCAAGGCCGCTGGCATTCCCGGATGTCGCCATCGAAGTCCGGTCTCTTCTGCAGCAAGCCGTTTGA
- the ruvX gene encoding Holliday junction resolvase RuvX, producing MRILALDHGTKRVGVAVSDELKMLAHPLEFIPAEPFAAFLARLKEILREKQVELILVGMPRNMDGSYGPAALKVQNFVAALRQAVTTPIRTLDERLTSVQANRFLAEAEVRGRARKEKVDKMAAAILLQSYLDSLSGGG from the coding sequence ATGCGCATCCTTGCTCTGGACCACGGCACCAAACGCGTCGGCGTCGCCGTCAGCGATGAACTGAAAATGCTCGCGCATCCGCTGGAGTTCATTCCCGCGGAGCCCTTCGCCGCCTTTCTGGCTCGCCTGAAAGAAATCCTTCGCGAGAAACAGGTCGAATTGATCCTGGTCGGAATGCCGCGGAACATGGACGGCAGTTACGGGCCGGCCGCGTTGAAAGTTCAGAATTTCGTGGCGGCGCTGAGGCAGGCCGTCACCACTCCCATCCGGACGCTCGATGAAAGACTCACCTCCGTGCAGGCGAATCGATTTTTGGCCGAAGCCGAAGTTCGAGGCCGCGCGCGCAAAGAGAAGGTAGATAAGATGGCGGCGGCAATTCTTTTGCAGAGTTACCTGGACAGCCTGTCGGGTGGGGGATGA
- the truA gene encoding tRNA pseudouridine(38-40) synthase TruA: MDSVKFKLTIAYDGTDYAGWQVQHTGIGVQQRIEEALRKLFPGVRHIHSSSRTDTGVHALGMVAHVEISKAEFKMPVAKLPLAINAHLPHDIRVMAATRCRSDFHARFDATGKQYRYFVWTHHFMNPLLRHQAWLVHYKLDLAAMRAAARHLLGKHDFASFAGTRNYEMDSTVRTLTRCDLLKRGALLTFIIEGDGFLYKMCRSIVGTLVQVGRGKFSPGEVKQMLARKDRRAAGMTAPAHGLVLWKVIYERKPDRS; the protein is encoded by the coding sequence GTGGACTCGGTTAAATTCAAGCTGACCATTGCGTACGACGGCACGGATTACGCCGGCTGGCAAGTGCAGCACACTGGCATCGGTGTGCAACAGCGCATCGAGGAAGCCTTGCGGAAGCTCTTTCCCGGTGTTCGGCATATTCACAGTTCCAGCCGGACGGATACCGGTGTGCACGCGCTTGGCATGGTCGCGCACGTCGAGATTTCCAAAGCCGAGTTCAAAATGCCGGTGGCGAAGCTTCCGCTGGCCATCAACGCCCATTTGCCACACGACATCCGCGTCATGGCGGCCACACGCTGCCGAAGCGATTTTCACGCCCGCTTCGACGCAACGGGCAAACAATACCGCTACTTCGTCTGGACTCATCACTTTATGAACCCTCTCCTTCGCCACCAGGCGTGGCTCGTGCACTACAAGCTGGACCTGGCCGCCATGCGGGCCGCCGCGCGCCATTTGTTGGGCAAGCATGACTTCGCCTCGTTCGCCGGAACGCGAAATTATGAAATGGATTCGACCGTCCGCACGTTGACACGCTGCGACCTCCTCAAACGCGGGGCGCTCCTGACGTTCATTATCGAAGGCGACGGTTTTCTGTACAAAATGTGCCGCAGCATCGTCGGCACGCTCGTGCAGGTGGGCCGGGGAAAATTCAGTCCGGGTGAGGTCAAACAAATGCTCGCCCGAAAAGACCGGCGCGCTGCCGGGATGACCGCGCCGGCGCACGGCCTGGTTTTGTGGAAAGTGATCTACGAACGGAAACCTGATCGAAGCTGA
- the trmL gene encoding tRNA (uridine(34)/cytosine(34)/5-carboxymethylaminomethyluridine(34)-2'-O)-methyltransferase TrmL has translation MNIVLIEPEIPPNTGNIARLCAATKTRLHLIEPFGFKLDDRQLKRAGMDYWQHVEWHRWPSWTHFVNQVSASSRLWFIESQGPRPYADARYGPDDYLVFGRETAGLPKELLAQHRETWLRIPMFNPKARSLNLSNCVALVLYEALRQHDFQGEIE, from the coding sequence ATGAACATCGTCTTGATCGAACCCGAGATCCCGCCGAACACCGGCAACATCGCGCGCCTTTGCGCCGCCACAAAAACGCGGCTGCATCTGATCGAACCGTTCGGATTCAAGCTCGACGACCGTCAACTGAAGCGCGCCGGCATGGATTACTGGCAGCACGTCGAATGGCATCGCTGGCCCAGTTGGACCCACTTCGTCAACCAGGTTTCCGCGTCTTCCCGCCTTTGGTTCATCGAGTCTCAAGGCCCGCGCCCCTATGCCGACGCGCGCTACGGTCCCGACGACTATCTGGTATTCGGACGAGAGACGGCGGGCCTGCCGAAAGAACTGCTTGCGCAGCATCGCGAAACCTGGTTGCGCATCCCGATGTTCAACCCCAAGGCCCGGAGTTTGAATCTTTCCAACTGCGTCGCGCTGGTCTTGTACGAGGCCTTGCGGCAACATGATTTCCAGGGCGAAATCGAATAG
- a CDS encoding SMP-30/gluconolactonase/LRE family protein has product MSFSRMPILALCFPLFVAWLWAQDDQPLPRGAKPRNEGVTGAGEGPAWDRKGNLYFTGGNRITRFDSAGQTHTFRSPSGGANGLLFDFQGRLVTCEAGNRRVTRTEADGTITVLADNDGGKRFNSPNDLTIDSKGRIYFTDPRYGKRDSMEIRDDQGNLVEGVYRIDAPGKVARIITHEVDRPNGILVSPGDQYLYVADNNNNTVGGARKLWRFDLKAAGSIDPKSRRLIFDWETGRGPDGLKMDRKGRLYVAGGLNVANPPSETADKFKGGVYILSPEGKLLDFAPIPKDEVTNCAFGGGDLKTLYITAGGTLWSIPVNTAGWSLSGANQ; this is encoded by the coding sequence ATGAGTTTCTCCAGAATGCCCATTCTCGCACTCTGCTTTCCACTTTTCGTTGCCTGGCTTTGGGCGCAAGACGATCAACCTCTGCCGCGTGGGGCCAAGCCCAGGAACGAGGGCGTCACCGGCGCGGGCGAGGGGCCGGCGTGGGATCGCAAAGGGAATCTTTACTTCACGGGCGGAAATCGCATTACGCGCTTCGATTCCGCCGGTCAGACGCACACTTTTCGCAGCCCATCCGGCGGGGCGAACGGCTTGCTCTTCGATTTCCAGGGTCGATTGGTGACGTGCGAGGCGGGTAATCGCCGCGTCACGCGAACCGAAGCCGACGGAACGATCACGGTGCTTGCGGATAACGACGGCGGCAAACGGTTCAATTCGCCCAATGACCTGACCATCGACTCCAAGGGCCGCATCTATTTTACCGATCCGCGTTATGGGAAACGCGACAGCATGGAAATTCGGGACGACCAGGGGAACCTGGTCGAAGGCGTCTATCGGATCGATGCGCCTGGCAAGGTCGCGCGCATCATCACGCACGAAGTCGATCGGCCGAACGGGATTCTGGTCTCGCCCGGCGATCAATACCTATACGTCGCGGACAATAACAACAACACGGTAGGCGGCGCACGCAAGCTCTGGCGCTTCGATCTCAAAGCCGCCGGCAGCATTGATCCGAAAAGCCGGCGGTTGATTTTCGACTGGGAAACCGGCCGCGGCCCGGACGGTCTGAAAATGGACCGGAAAGGACGTCTTTATGTGGCCGGCGGCTTGAATGTCGCGAATCCTCCTTCCGAAACGGCGGACAAGTTCAAAGGCGGCGTCTATATCCTGTCGCCCGAAGGCAAGCTGCTGGATTTTGCGCCGATTCCAAAGGATGAGGTGACGAACTGCGCCTTCGGTGGCGGAGATCTGAAAACTCTCTACATCACGGCTGGGGGAACGCTCTGGAGCATCCCGGTGAACACCGCAGGCTGGAGTCTGTCCGGCGCTAATCAGTGA
- the recQ gene encoding DNA helicase RecQ translates to MRALLKQYFGFTSFRPLQEEIIRDVLAGKDVFAVLPTGGGKSLCFQLPALVRPGLVVVVSPLIALMKDQVDSLEAAGVAATFLNSSLAAGESRPRLRGLHNGEYRLLYVAPERLTLAGFLEDLKQWNVSLFAIDEAHCISEWGHDFRPEYRQLSSLRGQFPEIPVLALTATATERVRRDIVVQLHLRSPGCYIASFNRPNLSYRVSAKTGAYQQVLDFVRSRPHDSGIIYCQARKTADSLAEKLNADGIRAAPYHAGMESEDRTRNQEAFLRDEVRVVCATIAFGMGINKPNVRFVVHYDLPKNIESYYQETGRAGRDGLPSECLLLFSPGDRIKYGRFIDEKPDPKEREIARAQLEQMVHYAECATCRRAFLLGYFGEVFAQVNCGACDNCLAPRETWDGTLAAQKFLSCVYRVREQSGFGVGIQHIVEVLSGADTEKTRKWGHTTLSTYGIGREHNRAEWAAIGRELVRLGYLHQNADKFNIVELTETGRAVLKSRQKIPLTRPVTAPEPEKHRFGDITCDEALFERLRQLRKKLADELGMPPYIVFSDVALRQMGRFYPQTEAEFSRISGVGEKKLREFGEVFMAEITAHLQLNPRQIFADDSFSEPPAPTRSRLTETVFATLQSFRQGRSVEDIARMRGLKESTIYGHLCEAVEAGQMVELNRLLDENARREIEAAFARFGFGNLSGAVEFLGGKYTHGQLRIFRAARQTARSAVTGGVETREPL, encoded by the coding sequence GTGCGCGCGCTGCTGAAGCAATACTTCGGCTTCACTTCCTTCCGCCCGCTGCAAGAAGAAATCATTCGCGACGTTCTCGCGGGCAAGGACGTGTTCGCCGTGCTGCCCACGGGCGGAGGCAAATCGCTCTGTTTCCAGTTGCCGGCTCTGGTGCGCCCCGGACTCGTGGTGGTGGTGTCTCCGCTGATCGCTTTGATGAAAGATCAAGTGGACTCGCTCGAAGCTGCGGGAGTGGCCGCGACCTTTCTGAATTCTTCGCTCGCGGCGGGTGAATCGCGACCGCGCCTGCGCGGCCTTCACAACGGCGAATACCGGCTGCTCTACGTTGCGCCGGAACGATTGACGCTGGCGGGATTCCTGGAGGATTTGAAACAGTGGAACGTCAGCCTTTTCGCCATCGACGAAGCGCATTGCATCAGCGAATGGGGGCATGACTTCCGCCCCGAATACCGTCAGCTCTCCTCGTTGCGCGGCCAGTTTCCGGAGATTCCCGTGCTGGCGCTGACCGCCACCGCGACGGAGCGAGTGCGCCGGGATATTGTCGTCCAGCTTCATCTTCGCTCGCCCGGGTGCTACATCGCGAGTTTCAATCGCCCGAACCTCTCCTACCGCGTTTCCGCCAAAACCGGCGCGTATCAACAGGTGCTCGATTTCGTCCGGTCGCGTCCGCACGACAGCGGCATCATTTATTGCCAGGCGCGGAAGACCGCCGACAGCCTGGCGGAGAAGCTCAATGCGGACGGCATTCGCGCCGCCCCTTATCACGCGGGCATGGAATCGGAGGATCGCACGCGCAACCAGGAAGCCTTTCTTCGGGATGAAGTGCGCGTGGTCTGCGCCACGATTGCGTTTGGGATGGGCATCAATAAGCCCAACGTCCGCTTCGTCGTTCACTACGACCTGCCCAAGAACATCGAAAGCTACTATCAGGAGACGGGCCGCGCGGGCCGGGACGGTTTGCCCAGCGAATGCTTGCTGCTCTTCAGTCCGGGCGACCGCATCAAGTATGGCCGGTTCATCGATGAGAAGCCCGATCCGAAAGAACGCGAGATTGCGCGCGCCCAATTGGAGCAGATGGTCCATTATGCCGAGTGCGCCACGTGCCGCCGGGCGTTTTTGCTGGGATACTTTGGTGAGGTTTTTGCCCAGGTCAACTGCGGTGCCTGCGACAACTGCCTCGCCCCGCGCGAAACCTGGGACGGCACCCTGGCAGCCCAGAAATTCTTGTCGTGCGTTTATCGCGTTCGGGAACAAAGCGGGTTCGGCGTCGGCATCCAGCACATCGTGGAAGTGCTCAGCGGCGCGGATACGGAAAAGACTCGCAAGTGGGGTCACACCACGCTTTCGACTTACGGCATCGGCCGGGAACACAACCGTGCCGAATGGGCAGCCATTGGCCGCGAGCTCGTCCGCCTCGGTTACCTCCATCAGAATGCCGACAAGTTCAACATTGTCGAACTGACCGAGACCGGGCGCGCCGTGCTCAAATCGCGACAAAAGATTCCGCTCACGCGTCCCGTGACCGCGCCCGAACCGGAGAAGCATCGCTTTGGCGACATCACTTGCGATGAAGCATTGTTCGAACGCCTGCGCCAATTGCGCAAAAAGCTCGCCGATGAACTGGGCATGCCGCCTTACATCGTTTTCTCCGACGTCGCCCTCCGCCAGATGGGGCGGTTTTATCCGCAGACCGAGGCCGAGTTCAGCCGGATCAGCGGTGTGGGCGAGAAGAAGCTCCGCGAATTCGGCGAGGTCTTCATGGCGGAAATCACGGCGCACTTGCAGTTGAATCCGCGACAAATCTTCGCGGACGATTCTTTCTCTGAACCGCCGGCGCCGACGCGTTCGAGACTCACGGAGACGGTTTTCGCGACGCTGCAGTCGTTCCGGCAAGGCCGTTCGGTCGAAGACATCGCCCGCATGCGCGGGCTCAAGGAAAGCACGATCTACGGACACTTGTGTGAAGCCGTCGAGGCCGGCCAGATGGTTGAGCTGAACCGCTTGCTGGACGAAAACGCGCGGCGCGAGATCGAAGCGGCGTTCGCCCGCTTCGGCTTCGGGAATTTGAGCGGCGCGGTGGAATTCCTGGGCGGCAAGTACACGCATGGCCAATTGCGGATCTTCCGCGCGGCGAGACAGACGGCGAGAAGCGCCGTAACCGGAGGCGTTGAAACGCGGGAGCCGTTGTGA